GTAGTCCCAGTCCGCGAAGCCGGCCCGCTTGGTACGGGCGACCTCCTCCCGCCAGGCAACCAGCCGAGGGCAGGTCCGGCACCCTGCGATCCGCTCGTCGAGCCCCGAGAGACTGGTGTCCATACGTCCACGGTAGAGCGGCCGGGCAGGAGCGTCGGACCATGGTCGCCACCAGGGACCAGAAAACCCGTCCGGGCCGTCCGGCCCGGAGCAGTAATCCGGAGTACTAAGGTCGAGGGCATGGCATCTGGCAGGGCTCCCGAGGACGCGGACACCGAAGGCAGCGCGCACACCGAGGACGGCACCGTGGCAGGCTCCGCGCCGGCCTCCCCTGCGGTGGCCGCGGCCGACGCCGCCCGTCCGGCGAGCGGTGAGAGCGTCCGTATCGACAGCTGGATCTGGTCCGTGCGTCTCGTCAAGACCCGTTCCATGGGCGCGAGCGCCTGCCGAGGCGGCCACGTACGCGTCAACGGCGAGCGTGTGAAGCCCGCGTACGCCGTGCGTGTCGGCGACGAGGTTCGCTACCGCCACGCCGGTCACGAGCGGATCGTCGTGGTGAAACGTCTGATCCGCAAGCGGGTCGGAGCCCCGGTGGCCGTCGAGTGCTACGTCGACAACAGCCCTCCGCCGCCGCCCCGCGAGGCGGTCGCCCCGGCCGGCATCCGCGACCGCGGCACGGGCCGCCCGACGAAGCGTGACCGCCGCGAGATGGAACGCCTCCGAGGCATCACCGGACCCGACGACGACTCGTAGCGGCCGCAAGGTTCCGTCTCCGCACAAAGCCCTCGGGGGTGCGACCTCGCACGGCCCCGGGGACGCGGCAGCGGCGTCCGGCAGGGTCCCCAT
This genomic interval from Streptomyces sp. B21-083 contains the following:
- a CDS encoding RNA-binding S4 domain-containing protein, with protein sequence MASGRAPEDADTEGSAHTEDGTVAGSAPASPAVAAADAARPASGESVRIDSWIWSVRLVKTRSMGASACRGGHVRVNGERVKPAYAVRVGDEVRYRHAGHERIVVVKRLIRKRVGAPVAVECYVDNSPPPPPREAVAPAGIRDRGTGRPTKRDRREMERLRGITGPDDDS